In Trichlorobacter lovleyi, the DNA window ATGGTGGCAGTTGTTGCGGCAAAAACTACCTGGAACATCCAGAAGGCAAAATTCCAGGGTTGATCAGCCTCACCTACACCGGAAAAGAAAAAGTGCGTTGTGCCAAAGAAACCGTTGCTAACCCCGAACATTAAGCCAAACCCGATTGCCCAGTAGGCAATGGCACCAGCTGAAAAGTCCATCATGTTTTTCATCAGGATGTTACAGGCGTTCTTGGCGCGGGTAAATCCGATCTCCACCATGGCAAAACCGGCCTGCATGACAAAGACCAAAAAGGCAGCGATTAATGTCCAGACAAAGTTCAGGTTGGTCTGAACCTCATCAGCTGTTAGAGGGGGCTTTGCTGTCGCTGCCGGTGCAGCAGCGACAGGAGCTGGAGTTGCTATGGCTGGTGTGGCTGTAGCAGCTGCTTGCGGGGCTTCAGCGGTTGCCGCTACTGGGGCAGCATCCTTCTTCTCTTCAGCCATGGCGGAGATACCCACCATGCCGGCGAAGAGTACAAACATGACAACAAAGAGAGCGTGCTTCAGTTTCATACCTAACCTCCTATGATCTATTTTATGATAAAACTCTTTAGCCCTGTTAAATAGCTTCGCTGCCGGTTTCTCCGGTGCGGATCCGTACTGCCTCGTCCAGGCTGATTACAAAGATTTTGCCATCACCAATCCGGCCGGTCTTGGCGGTATTCTGAATTGTCTCCACCACCTTGGTCACCAGCTCATCGGAAACAGCGAGCTCGATCTTGACCTTGGGAATAAAGTCAACCACATACTCGGCACCACGGTAGAGCTCGGTATGTCCTTTCTGTCGGCCAAACCCCTTTACTTCACTAACGGTGATCCCCTCAATACCGATTTCGTTCAGGGCGTCCTTGACCTCGTCCAGCTTGAACGGCTTGATGATCGCTTCTACCAGTTTCATGGTGCCAGCCTCCTTTCGGTTCTTGCTGCTAATTTTTATATGCTGCTGTTGCACGTCGTTCACAAAAAAAGCCCGGGGGCCTGACGCCCCCGGTAAAAGAAGGAGGACAGCGGCGTTATAAGTGCCTGCGCCGTATGGCGCCTGTCTGCTGTTACTACTAGCATTGATTGTGCCACACCTGTAAGGTGCTGTTATTGCGTGTGTTAACTTGCTTTGTTGATTGTTTTTAATCAATTTCAGCTTAAATCATTTGCACAATAAGCGATGAAGAGCTTAGATGTTCGGCATTCACGCTGGTTTTGATCATTTCAGGAACTGTGGTACGCTTATAAAATCAATCTATCTATGAAGGGGGATGAATCATGCCGGTAGTTGCACGTTTGGAAGAGGTGCCCAATCTTGGTAAGAAGCAGATAACGGTTGGAGACCAGGAGATTCTGCTGGTCAATCTGAAAGGCACGATCTACGCGGTTGAAAACGAGTGTCCACATCAGGGGGCTCCAATGGCAGGAGCACTGCTTAAAGACTCCCACCTTGCTTGTCCACGCCATGGTTACCGCTTTGAACTGAAGGATGGCAGTTGCAAAGATCACCCTGAGTTTACGCTTAAAACCTGGCCAGTCCGGATTGAAAACGGCGATATCATCATTGACCTGGCGTGACAAAACCATAGTTGATGATCTGACCCTGCTGGTCGTTTTGGGGGCTGCGCTGGCTGCTGCGATTTGGGCAGCCGGGCATGCGCTGCTGCACAAGCGTGATCCGCGCTCGGCCCTGGTCTGGGTCAGCCTGAGCCTCAGCCTGCCGGTTATCGGTTCCTTTTGTTACTGGCTATTGGGGATTAACCGTATTACCAGGCGTGCGCATGGCTGGCATAAAAGCGGTCGTCGTCTTGATATCCATGATCTCTTTCCGCCGGAGTCAAAAGTTTTATCTGCCCTGCCGGATACCTTCAGCGGGTTTTATAACCTTGAAACCTTGACCAACCGTGTGGTCAGAACCCGTAACCATCCCGGCAACCATCTTGTTCCCCTTAAAAACGGGGAAGAGGCGTATCCGGCAATGCTGGAATCCATCAGGCAGGCTCGCGACTCTATCCATCTTTGCAGCTACATCTTTGACGGAGACCAGATCGGCGGGCATTTTGTCAGCAGCCTTGCCTCTGCAGTACAGAGGGGGGTCACGGTACGGGTCATTGTGGATGCCATGGGTGAGCGTTACAGCACGGTGACTGCGCGTGCTGCCTTGAAGGACAGTGGTGTTGATATCCGTCACTACCTGCCGCTCTTCAAGGGGCCGTTTATCAATCTGCGCAACCACAGAAAGCTGCTGATCGTTGACGGGAAGATCGCCTTTACGGGCGGCATGAACATTCGCAGCAACCATTGCGTGGCAACAACAGACC includes these proteins:
- a CDS encoding P-II family nitrogen regulator, with protein sequence MKLVEAIIKPFKLDEVKDALNEIGIEGITVSEVKGFGRQKGHTELYRGAEYVVDFIPKVKIELAVSDELVTKVVETIQNTAKTGRIGDGKIFVISLDEAVRIRTGETGSEAI
- a CDS encoding Rieske (2Fe-2S) protein; protein product: MPVVARLEEVPNLGKKQITVGDQEILLVNLKGTIYAVENECPHQGAPMAGALLKDSHLACPRHGYRFELKDGSCKDHPEFTLKTWPVRIENGDIIIDLA
- the cls gene encoding cardiolipin synthase yields the protein MTWRDKTIVDDLTLLVVLGAALAAAIWAAGHALLHKRDPRSALVWVSLSLSLPVIGSFCYWLLGINRITRRAHGWHKSGRRLDIHDLFPPESKVLSALPDTFSGFYNLETLTNRVVRTRNHPGNHLVPLKNGEEAYPAMLESIRQARDSIHLCSYIFDGDQIGGHFVSSLASAVQRGVTVRVIVDAMGERYSTVTARAALKDSGVDIRHYLPLFKGPFINLRNHRKLLIVDGKIAFTGGMNIRSNHCVATTDLSHAASDLHFQVRGPVVGDLQRIFLEDWYFVSGQRLDEVRYFPVLDQCGTALVRAIADGPDKEFRKLEWIVMGALSTAKQQVRIMTPYFIPDRPMVTALITAALRGVEITLVLPQLNNLPFVAWASRASHWELIKNGIQILEQPPPFAHTKLLLVDGSWALIGSANLDTRSFRLNFELNLSLYDRDMTATLNKHFESMLVASHRVTLQELEARPLAIKLRDGAARLFTPYL